One Stenotrophomonas sp. SAU14A_NAIMI4_5 DNA segment encodes these proteins:
- a CDS encoding efflux transporter outer membrane subunit codes for MSAHQVAKTLASAALCLAVAACTMGPDFVRPQAQLPAQWQGDAVATVTLDDDAAWWAGFDDPLLGQLAQQVLQSNLDLQLAANRVQQSRAARGISAADRLPSVAASASGVRARNSEVGLSDPSGNAGREDYGLFQAGIGLSWELDLWGRVRRQVEAANARVQMAEEDAHAVRIALLAETARSYLQLRATSQLLAITEDNLGIAADIQRLTEARQRQGVASTLQVSSAAAQVAALQARVAPLRHRQSQLRNALAFLLARPPQALDAQLQDVRSDWPALPDVAVGLPSELAERRPDIRRAEAALHAATANIGVAKASFLPRITLNGDAGFQAKQLDDLDGWDAHRFSIGPSISLPIFQGGRLKANLALSRLQQQQSALQFQRTVLQAWHEVDDAIDGYAAEQQRTTQLQVAVAQSETALGAARRQYQAGVVDMLDVLSTQRIALDNQAALANSQATAAIARVELYRALGGGW; via the coding sequence ATGAGCGCGCATCAGGTGGCGAAGACGCTGGCCAGCGCGGCGCTGTGCCTGGCCGTGGCGGCCTGCACGATGGGCCCGGACTTCGTACGGCCACAGGCCCAGCTGCCGGCACAGTGGCAGGGTGACGCCGTGGCCACTGTGACCCTCGACGACGATGCGGCGTGGTGGGCGGGCTTCGATGATCCGCTGCTGGGCCAGCTTGCGCAGCAGGTGCTGCAGTCCAACCTGGACCTGCAACTGGCGGCCAACCGCGTGCAGCAGAGCCGCGCGGCGCGTGGCATCAGCGCGGCCGACCGGCTGCCCTCGGTGGCGGCCAGCGCCAGTGGCGTGCGTGCGCGTAACAGCGAGGTGGGCCTGAGCGATCCGTCCGGCAACGCCGGCCGCGAAGACTACGGCCTGTTCCAGGCCGGCATCGGCCTGAGCTGGGAACTGGACCTGTGGGGCCGCGTGCGCCGCCAGGTGGAAGCCGCCAATGCGCGCGTGCAGATGGCGGAGGAGGATGCGCATGCCGTGCGCATCGCGCTGCTGGCCGAAACCGCGCGATCCTACCTGCAGCTGCGCGCAACCTCGCAGCTGCTGGCGATCACCGAGGACAACCTGGGCATCGCCGCCGACATCCAGCGGCTGACCGAGGCGCGGCAGCGCCAGGGCGTGGCCAGCACGCTGCAGGTATCAAGCGCGGCGGCGCAGGTGGCCGCGCTGCAGGCACGCGTCGCGCCGCTGCGGCACCGGCAGTCGCAGCTGCGCAACGCGCTGGCGTTCCTGCTGGCCAGGCCGCCGCAGGCGCTGGATGCGCAGCTGCAGGACGTGCGCAGCGACTGGCCGGCACTGCCCGACGTGGCCGTGGGCCTGCCCAGTGAACTGGCCGAACGCCGCCCGGACATCCGCCGCGCCGAAGCAGCGTTGCATGCGGCCACCGCGAACATCGGCGTGGCCAAGGCCAGCTTTCTGCCGCGCATCACCTTGAATGGCGATGCCGGTTTCCAGGCCAAGCAGCTGGATGACCTGGACGGCTGGGATGCGCACCGCTTCAGCATCGGTCCGTCGATCAGCCTGCCGATCTTCCAGGGTGGGCGGTTGAAAGCAAACCTGGCGCTGAGCCGGCTGCAACAGCAGCAGTCCGCGCTGCAGTTCCAGCGCACGGTGCTGCAGGCCTGGCATGAAGTGGACGATGCCATCGATGGCTACGCGGCCGAGCAGCAGCGCACGACGCAGCTGCAGGTGGCGGTGGCGCAGAGCGAGACGGCCCTGGGGGCGGCGCGGCGCCAGTACCAGGCTGGTGTGGTCGACATGCTGGATGTGCTGAGCACCCAGCGCATCGCGCTGGACAACCAGGCCGCGCTGGCCAACAGCCAGGCCACGGCCGCGATAGCAAGGGTGGAGCTGTACCGCGCGCTGGGCGGCGGCTGGTAA
- a CDS encoding HlyD family secretion protein, which produces MTVNKTTLNTGLALGVLALAIGGWLLLRDGRYQRTDNAYVNADFTVVAPKVAGFVSSVDVQDNQRVKAGDVLARIDDRDYQVALQAARADLANARAQLANAQAALAQQGSLIEQARASVDVSRSELTLASADQQRYRELARDGAGTVQNAQQAQSKQAVANAHLQQGQAALSTARQRTDILAAGVQSAQAAVQRAEAAQARAELDLSHTELRAPIDGVVGRRAVRVGAYLTPGTAVAAVVPLQRAFVVANFQETQMTRMHAGQPVELTVDVFPGTRLHGHIDSIAPATGVTFAAVAPENATGNFTKVVQRIPVKIVLEPGQPLAEQLRAGMSVEARVDLQGGEGA; this is translated from the coding sequence ATGACCGTCAACAAGACAACCCTCAACACCGGCCTCGCCCTGGGCGTGCTGGCCCTGGCCATCGGCGGCTGGCTGCTGCTGCGCGACGGGCGCTACCAGCGCACCGACAACGCCTACGTCAATGCCGATTTCACCGTGGTTGCGCCGAAGGTGGCCGGCTTCGTCAGCAGCGTCGACGTGCAGGACAATCAGCGGGTGAAGGCCGGCGACGTGCTGGCCCGCATCGACGACCGCGATTACCAGGTGGCGTTGCAGGCCGCGCGCGCCGATCTGGCCAACGCGCGCGCGCAACTGGCCAATGCACAGGCCGCGCTTGCCCAGCAGGGCTCGCTGATCGAACAGGCCCGGGCCAGCGTCGATGTCAGCCGCTCCGAACTGACCCTGGCCAGCGCCGACCAGCAGCGCTACCGCGAACTGGCCCGCGATGGTGCCGGCACCGTGCAGAACGCGCAGCAGGCGCAGTCGAAGCAGGCCGTGGCCAACGCGCACCTGCAGCAGGGCCAGGCGGCGCTGAGCACCGCACGCCAGCGCACCGACATCCTGGCCGCCGGCGTGCAGTCCGCACAGGCCGCCGTGCAGCGCGCTGAGGCCGCGCAGGCACGCGCGGAGCTGGACCTTTCCCACACCGAGCTGCGCGCGCCGATTGACGGTGTGGTCGGCCGCCGTGCGGTGCGCGTGGGCGCCTACCTGACCCCCGGTACGGCGGTGGCCGCGGTGGTGCCGCTGCAGCGCGCCTTCGTGGTCGCCAACTTCCAGGAAACGCAGATGACCCGCATGCATGCCGGGCAGCCGGTGGAGCTGACGGTGGACGTGTTTCCCGGCACGCGCCTGCACGGCCACATCGACAGCATCGCCCCGGCCACCGGTGTGACCTTTGCCGCCGTCGCGCCGGAGAATGCCACCGGCAACTTCACCAAGGTGGTGCAGCGCATCCCGGTGAAGATCGTGCTGGAGCCGGGCCAGCCGCTGGCGGAGCAGCTGCGCGCCGGCATGTCGGTGGAAGCGCGCGTGGACCTGCAGGGCGGGGAGGGCGCATGA
- a CDS encoding MFS transporter: MSAVALPRAPAAPIAPAFDRRIVVGLCGVLLVVLVSGFNENITKVALADIRGAMGFSVDDGSWIISVYSAMSVSAMAFAPWCAVTFSLRRFALVMIAAFMLLGVLCPLAPNLPTFLLLRGLQGLAGGALPPLLMSVALRFLPPGIKLYGLAGYALTATFGPSMGTPLAALWVEHAGWQFAFWQIVPFCVAGMAMVGWGLPQDPLRLERFAQFNGVGLALGLPALVMLVLGLTQGARLNWFDSSLITVLLGGGGGLLVLFFINEWFHPLPFFKLQLLAHRNLSYSLVTCIGVLFVLLAVISIPSGYLASVQGYRPLQTAPMLLWVALPQVIALPLVATLMNQRAVDCRWVQATGLVLLAAACFIGAHLDVQWNRDNFLWVQLLQVVAQPMAVLPLLLLATTGLAPQDGPYASAWFNTVKGFSAVFAGGVLDAVGQSRRHLHSTALVDHLGNQPWLPASTDLPARLHAQVQALTSADLYWLVALVALGCLPLLAWATRVHPPRAVA, from the coding sequence ATGAGCGCGGTCGCCCTGCCACGGGCTCCGGCCGCCCCCATTGCCCCCGCCTTCGACCGCCGCATCGTGGTCGGCCTGTGCGGCGTGCTGCTGGTGGTGCTGGTGTCGGGCTTCAACGAGAACATCACCAAGGTCGCGCTGGCCGATATCCGCGGCGCGATGGGTTTCAGCGTCGACGACGGCAGCTGGATCATCAGCGTGTACAGCGCGATGTCGGTCAGCGCCATGGCCTTCGCGCCCTGGTGCGCCGTGACCTTTTCGCTGCGCCGCTTCGCCCTGGTGATGATCGCCGCCTTCATGCTGCTGGGCGTGCTGTGCCCGCTGGCGCCGAACCTGCCGACCTTCCTGCTGCTGCGCGGGCTGCAGGGCCTGGCCGGGGGCGCGCTGCCGCCGCTGCTGATGAGCGTGGCCCTGCGCTTCCTGCCGCCGGGCATCAAGCTGTACGGCCTGGCCGGCTATGCGCTGACGGCGACGTTCGGACCGAGCATGGGCACGCCGCTGGCGGCGCTGTGGGTCGAGCACGCCGGCTGGCAGTTCGCGTTCTGGCAGATCGTGCCGTTCTGCGTGGCCGGCATGGCGATGGTGGGCTGGGGGCTGCCGCAGGACCCGCTGCGGCTGGAACGCTTCGCCCAGTTCAATGGCGTGGGCCTGGCGCTGGGGCTGCCCGCGCTGGTGATGCTGGTGCTGGGCCTGACCCAGGGCGCGCGCCTGAACTGGTTCGACTCATCGTTGATCACGGTGCTGCTGGGCGGTGGCGGCGGCCTGCTGGTGCTGTTCTTCATCAACGAATGGTTCCACCCGCTGCCGTTCTTCAAGCTGCAGCTGCTGGCCCATCGCAACCTCAGCTACTCGCTGGTGACCTGCATCGGCGTGCTGTTCGTGCTGCTGGCAGTCATCTCCATTCCGTCCGGCTACCTGGCCAGCGTGCAGGGCTATCGGCCGCTGCAGACCGCACCGATGCTGCTGTGGGTCGCGCTGCCGCAGGTCATCGCGCTGCCGCTGGTGGCCACCCTGATGAACCAGCGTGCGGTGGATTGCCGCTGGGTGCAGGCGACGGGGCTGGTCCTGCTGGCCGCCGCCTGCTTCATCGGCGCGCACCTGGATGTGCAGTGGAACCGCGACAACTTCCTGTGGGTGCAGCTGCTGCAGGTGGTGGCGCAGCCGATGGCGGTGCTGCCGCTGCTGCTGCTGGCCACCACGGGCCTGGCACCGCAGGACGGCCCCTATGCCTCGGCCTGGTTCAACACCGTCAAGGGTTTTTCCGCAGTGTTTGCCGGCGGCGTGCTCGACGCGGTCGGGCAGTCGCGGCGCCACCTCCATTCCACGGCGCTGGTGGACCACCTGGGCAACCAGCCGTGGCTGCCGGCCAGCACCGATCTGCCCGCCCGCCTGCACGCCCAGGTACAGGCGCTGACCTCGGCCGACCTGTACTGGCTGGTCGCGCTGGTGGCCCTGGGCTGCCTGCCGCTGCTGGCGTGGGCCACCCGCGTCCATCCGCCACGTGCCGTGGCCTGA
- a CDS encoding LysR family transcriptional regulator translates to MPLPDLNLLLALDVLLDEGSVAGAARRMNLSAPAMSRTLGRIRDALGDPVLVRAGRGLAPTPRALELREQVRDVIEQAHRVFHDGREVDIQTLEHTFSIRANDVFIGSYGGRLREVFRQQAPRCTLRFMPEGDTDDDAMVQGRIDLFISTAGKHAPETKVQNLFTTALLGAAREDHPLFDGDITAERFAACDHISVSRRGIAHGPIDDELAQLGLSRRVAMVIPTFHGAIFAAASSDLVLPQMPSVMLDRITYMGLPLRMFPLPVSVRTVALVQAWHPRMDNDPAHRWLRRAIKTMCDADAV, encoded by the coding sequence ATGCCCCTGCCTGACCTGAACCTGCTGCTCGCCCTCGACGTCCTGCTGGACGAAGGCAGCGTCGCCGGGGCGGCGCGGCGCATGAACCTCAGTGCCCCGGCCATGAGCCGGACCCTGGGGCGGATCCGCGACGCGCTGGGTGACCCGGTGCTGGTGCGCGCCGGCCGCGGCCTGGCCCCGACCCCGCGCGCGCTGGAGCTGCGCGAACAGGTGCGCGACGTGATCGAGCAGGCGCACCGGGTGTTCCATGACGGCCGCGAAGTGGACATCCAGACCCTGGAGCACACCTTCAGCATCCGCGCCAACGATGTGTTCATCGGCAGCTACGGCGGCCGCCTGCGCGAGGTGTTCCGCCAGCAGGCGCCGCGCTGCACGCTGCGCTTCATGCCCGAAGGCGATACCGATGATGATGCGATGGTGCAGGGCCGGATCGACCTGTTCATCAGCACGGCCGGCAAGCATGCGCCGGAGACCAAGGTGCAGAACCTGTTCACCACGGCGCTGCTGGGTGCGGCGCGCGAGGATCATCCACTGTTCGACGGGGACATCACCGCCGAGCGCTTCGCTGCCTGCGACCACATCTCCGTTTCGCGGCGCGGCATCGCCCACGGTCCGATCGATGATGAGCTGGCGCAACTCGGCCTGAGCCGACGCGTGGCGATGGTGATCCCCACCTTCCATGGCGCGATCTTCGCGGCGGCATCGTCGGATCTGGTGCTGCCGCAGATGCCGAGCGTCATGCTTGATCGCATCACCTACATGGGGCTGCCGCTGCGCATGTTCCCGCTGCCGGTATCGGTGCGTACGGTGGCCCTGGTGCAGGCCTGGCACCCGCGCATGGACAACGATCCGGCACATCGCTGGCTGCGCCGCGCGATCAAGACGATGTGCGACGCGGACGCTGTGTAG
- a CDS encoding universal stress protein, with protein MFITLLVALDGGPQHDTLLDLVTHVAGPRSRIHLLCVLDPEFALPADASDADRREYPAAERQRAKAEGLLQDAIAQLRERGVDARPLLPAGDPAEVISTQARELGADLIVIGHRHLSRLQRLLDSSVAQWTLDHAPCPVLVETRGG; from the coding sequence ATGTTCATAACCCTGCTGGTCGCCCTCGACGGCGGCCCCCAGCACGACACCCTGCTGGATCTGGTCACCCACGTTGCCGGACCGCGCAGCCGCATCCACCTGCTGTGCGTGCTCGATCCGGAGTTCGCCCTGCCCGCCGATGCCAGCGATGCCGACCGCCGCGAGTACCCCGCCGCCGAACGCCAGCGGGCGAAGGCCGAAGGCCTGCTGCAGGACGCCATCGCACAGCTGCGCGAGCGTGGGGTAGATGCCCGCCCGCTGCTGCCGGCAGGCGATCCCGCCGAGGTGATCAGCACCCAGGCGCGCGAGCTGGGCGCCGACCTGATCGTTATCGGCCACCGGCACCTGTCACGGCTGCAGCGCCTGCTCGACAGCTCGGTGGCGCAGTGGACGCTGGACCACGCGCCGTGTCCGGTGCTGGTGGAGACGCGCGGCGGCTGA
- a CDS encoding GGDEF domain-containing protein: MPVVLALLYVLCHGLVVAFWPGTAGGGSFAFLTAAPLLAAAACLWRAQRDCAALGWRATALALLLWAGGMGFNMVDALSAGRSNITPSASLLLYVLYGVPLVFILARARRERWTISLIDGLMAALLGVLFFVHTQSFADRIDIDDQAMANMQHMFDIQNLCIAAFAVVRWLAGDVPERRAFFRALALYALGYLVVAYYINHYTAEQSFGAYNDLLIDVPFLLLAVLALRQSPVPGRVLHPRLSRLVQAGGPMILPLLLLVVGTLVVDHARPLAVAGFVVATLGFGLRSTLLQIDLLEGQATLDQLARQDGLTGVANRRQFDTVLQAEWNRARRSGTELALLLVDIDHFKAFNDQHGHPAGDRCLRAVAAVLQATAGRAADSVARYGGEEFAVIVPGSPLSGVLALAERLRMAVEALSLPEGPVSISIGVAYLHPPATASADQLLADADAGLYAAKRAGRNQVTLHARVLDDESGEEGVIDC; the protein is encoded by the coding sequence ATGCCGGTCGTGCTGGCGCTGCTGTACGTGCTGTGTCACGGGTTGGTCGTGGCGTTCTGGCCTGGGACGGCCGGTGGCGGATCCTTCGCCTTCCTGACCGCGGCACCGTTGCTGGCCGCGGCCGCCTGCCTCTGGCGGGCCCAGCGCGACTGTGCGGCGCTGGGCTGGCGCGCCACCGCGCTGGCCCTGCTGCTGTGGGCCGGTGGCATGGGCTTCAACATGGTCGATGCGCTCAGCGCCGGCCGCTCCAACATCACCCCCAGCGCCAGCTTGCTGCTGTACGTGCTGTACGGCGTGCCGCTGGTCTTCATCCTGGCCCGGGCACGCCGCGAGCGCTGGACCATCAGCCTCATCGACGGGCTGATGGCCGCCCTGCTGGGCGTGCTGTTCTTCGTGCACACCCAGTCCTTTGCCGACCGCATCGACATCGATGATCAGGCGATGGCCAACATGCAGCACATGTTCGACATCCAGAACCTGTGCATCGCTGCATTTGCCGTGGTGCGCTGGCTTGCCGGCGACGTGCCCGAGCGTCGTGCGTTCTTCCGTGCGCTGGCGCTGTATGCGCTGGGCTACCTGGTGGTGGCGTATTACATCAACCACTACACCGCCGAGCAGTCCTTCGGTGCCTACAACGACCTGCTGATCGACGTGCCGTTCCTGCTGCTGGCGGTGCTGGCCCTGCGCCAGTCCCCGGTGCCGGGGCGGGTGCTGCACCCGCGCCTGTCGCGGCTGGTGCAGGCCGGCGGGCCGATGATCCTGCCATTGCTGCTGCTGGTGGTCGGCACCCTGGTGGTGGACCACGCGCGGCCGCTGGCGGTAGCCGGGTTCGTGGTGGCCACGCTGGGCTTCGGCCTGCGCAGCACCCTGCTGCAGATCGACCTGCTGGAAGGCCAGGCCACCCTCGACCAGCTGGCGCGGCAGGACGGCCTGACCGGCGTGGCCAACCGGCGGCAGTTCGACACCGTGCTGCAGGCCGAATGGAACCGTGCCCGCCGCAGCGGCACCGAGCTGGCGCTGTTGCTGGTGGACATCGACCACTTCAAGGCATTCAACGACCAGCACGGCCACCCGGCCGGCGACCGCTGCCTGCGTGCGGTGGCGGCGGTGCTGCAGGCCACCGCCGGGCGCGCGGCCGACAGCGTGGCGCGCTATGGCGGCGAGGAGTTCGCGGTGATCGTGCCGGGCAGTCCGCTGTCGGGCGTGCTGGCACTGGCCGAGCGGCTGCGCATGGCGGTGGAAGCGCTGAGCCTGCCCGAAGGCCCGGTCAGCATCAGCATCGGCGTGGCCTACCTGCACCCGCCGGCCACGGCCAGCGCCGACCAGCTGCTGGCCGATGCCGATGCCGGGCTGTACGCCGCCAAGCGCGCCGGCCGCAACCAGGTGACCCTGCACGCACGGGTGCTGGACGACGAGAGCGGCGAGGAAGGCGTGATCGATTGTTGA